A window of Chanodichthys erythropterus isolate Z2021 chromosome 16, ASM2448905v1, whole genome shotgun sequence genomic DNA:
tttaatacaattaattttttttgacaggaactttcctcaattatctgaccgagttctgctgtgctctaaatcactcacaaatcttatgataatttgataatctccattaaGTTTCatacaatattagttgttttcatgccttttgcacaacattgtaccatttcatgcttttcatcttcagaaagatctttcttcctccccatattgcatgagaactgtgacttgcttaataatgtggaacaacctctaagtagggtttccatagacctggcaaattatttagtctgagattgataccagttatctaaaaagacatggataaataaacaaacaaacattttcttagaaaaactaaaatctgaatgtttattgtacagaaatcttactgatttgtctcttgcataataatttgtaacaccgtgtatatacagtacagtccaaaagtttggaaccactaagatttttaatgtttttaaaaagtttcgtctgctcaccaaggctacatttatttaattaaaaatacagtaaaaacagtaatattgtgaaattttattagaatttaaaataactgttttctatttgaatatatttcacaaagtaatttattcctgtgatgcaaagctgaattttcagcatcattactccagtcttcagtgtcacatgatccttcagaaatcattctaatatgctgatctgctgctcaagaaacatttaatgtatacaattgtacaaaatatttgtgtacaatattttttttcaggattatttgatgaaagaacagtgtttatctgaaatgtaatcttttgtaacataatcaaaagtggcagtaaagacatttatagatttaatgcatccttgctgaataaaagtattcatttctttaatttcttttcaaaaaaataaaaataaaaattcttactgaccccaaacttttgaacggtagtgtataatgctacagaagctttgtatttcagataaatgctgttcttttgaactttctattcatcaaggaatcctaaaaaaaaaagtacacaactgtttttaacattgataataatcataaatgtttattgagcagcaaatcagcatattagaatgatttctgaaggattatgtgacactgaagactgaagtaacgatgctgaaaattcagctttgcatcacaggaataaattactttgtgaaatatattcaaatagaaaacagttattttatattctaataaaatttcacaacattactgttttttactgtatttttatttaaataaatgtagccttggtgagcagacgaaacttcttttaaaaacattaaaaatcttagtggttccaaacttttggactgtactgtatatgtatgtatatatatatatatatatatatatatatatatatatatatatatatatataacaaaatcaGTGTACATAATCTTCCATATAAAAAAATCTTCCATAGTGCAGCTTTAAAAATcattacatataaaaacacagTTGTTTATCCTGTCCCATACTAAAATGTCTTTTTGAAATTCTCTAGGGTGAGGCTGTCTCAGATTTATTTGATTCTTCTGAAGATACAGATGCAACTGATGAAAGTGAGGTTCAAATGCCAACAGATGATCCACTTCACAAAATTGGCACAGACACAGGGATGGACACGGTTCTCAAATCAACAGGCTCCATCACAAAGGCAGAGGCTCTGCTGCTGATAATGACTCATGCTGCTGTACATAATATTACTGGCTGTCAACTAGATGACTTGCTGAGACTGATTAATTTCCTTTTTGGTAATGATGTAGTCCCAGGGTCCAAACATTTGTTTAATAAGGTATTCAAGAACAACTCTGAGATAGTTGAGTTTCATCTTTACTGTCGAGCCTGCAAATGTCACATTGGAACACAAAAACTAGTTACTGACCAGAACATCACACAATGTCCATCCTGTAATGAAACAGTTGAGATCACTTCTTTAAACAATGGTAGCTTCTTTATCAATGTGCCAGTTGCACCACAGGTTCAGAACCTTCTGGAAAATCCAGAAATTCAGAAGCACCTCAGTTATCGATTTGACAGACCACaaagtgttgaaaatgttatctCAGACATCTTTGATGGAGTTATGTATGAAAAGTTGTCACAACCTGGTGGGATTCTTTCAAATCCTGATAATTTTTCATACACTTTTAATTCTGATGGGTCCCCCGTTTACAAATCTTCAAAATTCTCTATATGGCCTATACAGCTACACTTGAATGAACTGCCCCCTAAAATGAGATTTAAGCATGTAATCCTTGCTGGCCTGTGGTTTGGAACTCATGAGCCATCTATGCAAGTCTACCTGAAGCCATTTACAGAACAAGCAAAGTCACTCAGTTCTAAAGGTGTCTTGTGGAGAAAAAATGGTGTTCAAGTAAATAGCAAAATTGTTGGCATCTGCTGCTGTGTAGACTCCAAAGCAAGACCTGCTATGCAGAACACCACGCAATTTAATGGTTATTACGGTTGTGGCTTCTGTCTTCATCCTGGTGTTTTAGTTGAAAGACAGGTTAAGTACACCGTGTCAGCTTCAGGACATGATGATAGAGACTCAAAGTCTATGATAAGAGATATGGAGGCAGCCTTAGTTGAAGGTAGGCCTGTCAGAGGCGTTAAAGGTCCATCACAACTTATAAACATGCCATACTTTGACATTGTATGTGGCTTTGTACCTGATTATATGCATGCTGTCCTTCTTGGTGTAACCAGACAGATCACAGAGCTTTTACTTCAGAGTAGTGAGCAGCCCTATTACATTACAATGCGGGTAATAGAAAATCGCATCAGAAACATCCAACCTCCACATCTCTTTACCCGCTTGCCTAGGCCACTTGAGGAGTTCAGATACTGGAAGGCATCGGAATGGAGAGCTTGGTTGCTTTTTTATTGCTTACCGTGTCTTGAAGGTGTTCTTGATTCTCAATACTTGAAACATCTTAGTCTACTGGTCTCGGCTGTCTTCCTCCTTTTACAGGAGTCCATCACCTATGAGGAAGTCAACAAAGCAGACGTCATGCTTCTTGAATTTGTCGTTAAATTTCAGTTACTTTATGGAGAGACAGCCATGACTTTCAATGTACATCTTCTCACTCACCTTGCAAAGTCAGTGAAACTCTGGGGTCCATTGTGGGCACACTCTgcatttgtttttgaaagtgcaAACGGCAGACTGTTGAAGTTGGTCCATGGAACCAAATGTGTTGCTGGTCAGATTGTCAACAAGTTTCTGTTGCATAAAGCCTTTACATGCTTTGCAACAAAACATTTGATCAGTGACCGTGTGTTAAACTTCTGCAGAGAATTCAGTGAATATCCAAGAGTCCAGAAATGTCTGCGGTGGCAGGAAACCACAGTTTTAGACAGTGGCACAACTAAACATTTAAGAGATGAGGAGATAAATGCCTTCATCTCAGCAGAGAGACAAGTGCCGGAAACTGTACTGATACACAAAAGGATGGTACATAAAGGTCTGATTTACACCAGCAAGGCCTACTCTCGTGCTAAGAGAAGAAGGGAGAGCTGCGTTCAATTATCAAATGGATGCCATGGTGAAATACAGAACATTGTGTCATTTACAGCAGAAGAAGGGACAGAAATTGCTCTGTTCTTCCAGAGATTTGATTCACAGCCCATCTTTGCACTTCCTCAGAACTCTGGTTTTGTGCCACATATTAAACTCGTTAGAGACAGTCAGTCCCCTCTGCAATTGGTCGCATTAAACAGCATcagacaaaaatgttttaacatcTTTTCTTCAgataatatctttatttgtgacTTTCCAAACACATACGAGAGAGATTAAAGCAGTATAGAAAGTGTAGGTTGTGTGTTTTAGGGTAAGGGTTGTGGGTGAATGAGGGGAGAGAACAGATTGACAGTCACACATTAACACAGCATcactacatgaaaagagctgCACTGTGACACACCTACATCTCCTACGACTCCTACACACCCCCCTTCCTCATTGACACCCCCTCACCCAAACTTCCCACAGCCATACACTCACATCGAAATACCCACCTGTACCCTACACTTACTCCCACACCCACCAGCAATGTGAAACCCACCCATAACCCATACAATAATGGTGTCTCTGGGTGGTTGTAGGGATGTTAGTGAGTGTCTGGGTCAGTGTAGGGGGTATTAGTTAGTATTTGGGTGGGTGTACGGGGTGTTAGTAGGGATGTTAGTGAGTGTCTGGGTCAGTGTAGGGGGTATTAGTGAGTATTTGGGTGGGTGTACGGGGTGTTAGTAGGGATGTTAGTGAGTGTCTGGGTCAGTGTAGGGGGTATTAGTGAGTATTTGGGTGGGTGTACGGGGTGTTAGTAGGGATGTTAGTGAGTGTCTGGGTCAGTGTAGGGGGTATTAGTGAGTATTTGGGTGGGTGTGCGGGGTGTTAGTAGGGATGTTAGTGAGTGTCTGGGTCAGTGTAGGGGGTATTAGTGAGTATTTGGGTGGGTGTACGGGGTGTTAGTAAGTGTGTCTGGGTGGGTGTTAGTGTATGGGTTATGGGTGGGTTTCACATTGCTGGTGGGTGTGGGAGTTAGTGTAGGGTACAGGTGGGTATTTCGATGTGGGAGAAGTGGTTTGGGTGAGAGGTAGTTGATGTGAGGGGTGTGTAGGGGTGTGGATGGGTGTAGAGGGTATAGGAGGGTATATGGGTGTGGGTTGGGTGAGGAAAGTGTGGTGGCAAGAGTGGGTTTGTGGGATGTGGGTGTATGGCTGTGGGAAGTTTGTGTGAGGGGGTGTCAATGAGGAAGGGGGGGGGTGTAGGAGTCGTAGGAGATGTAGGTGTGTCACAGTGcagctcttttcatgtagtgATGCTGTGTTAATGTGTGACTGTCAATCTGTTCTCTCCCCTCATTCACCCACAACCCCTACTCCAACACAAAAAAGCTACACTTTCAGATCTTTGCTATAGTCAGCCATGCTTTTGAGAATTGTATTTAACACCAAGTGGGAAACCGAGTTTTGAGCAATTGAGGTAGTTGACTTGTGATTACTTTAGCCTGGAAATTTGCCAGGAGTCAACAACGGCATGTCTTGCCTTAACTGTAAAATTGTCAGAACCGATAAAAGATgttaatgaaaaacaaatgtgAGTTTACATTCTCTATAACAAGtagtgtttaattattttacaaaCTCCAGCATCACATTATTAATTTTGTAGCTTTGGTGCTTGTGTttatagttttaaaataattccaTCCTTGGAAACAACTGAAGTATATGTAAAATAGTACAAAGtgttaaagaaaacaaataaaatcataatCTGTACATACTAAATGACATCAATCAGTGCTCAATGACTCAAACATTCCAGAagttatatttatgtatgtgtaACTTGTCTGAATgggaattaaattaatataaacttgTGTATCAgattattaagatattttgattttttttctggtATTTTTTCATTACTGATgacattaaaattatttattatagaaatgcggtgtttgttttatttgtatttaagtCTATTCATAACCCCAAACACCTGTTAAAAATGAAAGTTGATTATATTTGGTCATACAACTATGGTGAATGTATTTCTTCAGACAATAATTTTATCTCATTTTAGTCAGAGCATGCTACAGATTCATGCTATATTTTAtgctataatttaatttgtgaaACCAGTTTTATCATTTTGTTTTAGACTCCTCTCAGATATATTATATCATTAGCAACTAGAATAATTTAAGCTGTACCATCTAGCCTGCTTGACAATGATATTGAACTACCCTTGAATTTAACCTTGTCAGTAAGTGGAACAATCTGATTAATTTGTAATTTGGTAAAATAGGCTGCGTTTACACTTGGCATTAACATGCAACCTGTATACGGATGTTTCGTCGTGTCTGCATTCGCAGGTCGCACCCTCTCTCGcgaactgtcagaaaaaaagacGGAGAACCCCTGTATGGAGACTATTGAGACTTCTACCCTTATCTTTGATTTGTAAATTGTCCCTTGACTGAAAATGCTTTTCAAAAGAAAACCCATTATTTCAGGTTGACATTGCACCAGGCCATTCTCTGCAGACTTCCAATCCGATCGGTTACCTAGATAGAAAAATCAGTTGATGTTGCCAAGTGTAAACGTGCTGTGTTCTGATTGAGTGATGATCCGATCTGCTTCATCAGATCACGGTGATCACATGTTAATGCCAAGTGTAAAGGCAGCCATAGACACCAGCTTGGCCAGGTTCGGAGACCAGCTATTTCCAGCTTAAACCTTCGCCTGCTTAGCCTTAGAACTGGCACGGACCGCCCCTCATAGACCGTAACGTCTCAACGACCAAACTGGCACGTTGTAAAAACGTaaccaggggtgcgtttcccaaagcgaactatggtcgcaagttccgtcgttaccaatagagttcaatgggacttacgaccatggttcaccaacgatgctttcgggaaacgcacccgaTTGGCTCATATTAGTTGCAACGACGTCCCGAATAACGTTCCAGTGACGTAACTTTGTGATTCCCatattcgtcgtggcgacgttaTAGTGGTACGTTGCTGGAACGTGACAGGTACGTCCTAAAGACCAAAATACCACCTCGACCTTTATCTTAAAATCTGCTTCTCACCTTTACTCCGGGAAATGGAGATGTTCACCGTCCATAACCTTGAAATCCATGCAGAACTGATAAACACTTCATTCTCTGCTATAAAACCTAATAAATTCTAATTGTTATAGggaattgtgttgctttggtCAATACATTTGCAGATCAAAATATGTAGTGGAAACCAATATAAACCCTCATTAAATTCTGATAGAAAATGGCTAGAAACACACACATCCATGAAATCATCAGCATTGTTACTTTGTACAATTACTAAGCCAAAACATTTGAACATTACCATGTAACCATGTTTTAAccatgtaaagtgttaacacatGAATTTATAGATTTAACACATTCATAGATCAAACAatacaatcaataaataaatgtaaccagtaattaatatgttttattcttttaattgacaaagtgttttatcattatataggtatagttaaataatgattttatcaattatatttatagatactcttattattactactatCCATAATTTGGCACAAAAAAGACAAAGATATGAAAAAGATtaagcagttattttattacttcatttgcaaaaaatatattttaaaccatTTCGTAAGTGTCCTGTATGAGGCAGCTGCTACAAATATACTGAGGTAATTTGCTTTAATACTGCTTTACTGCCAGACAATATCACAATTACCAAAGATATACAGTTCTTGAGCTTCTCAAAAGCTAAAAAAATCCAGAAGATGACATTCATAAAGAGTAAAAGATATGTATAAAGAACAATATAGAGATTTTTAGCATTCCTTCAAATAATAGTTTGGCCCACCCAAAAAtacatgtacagtttttgttcaaGAAAATGAACATGTGGACTTTCTCAGGAAGAATTTGAGATCTCTCATTACCGTGTCCTCAGCTGTGTAGAACACTCTTGCCAACAGTGTAGCAGAGGTAGATGATGGAGAGCTgtgagagaagaggaagagtgtcTTTCTCAGGTTCTTCTGAGGCAAGGATAGGAGGCTGGTCTCTATATATTCACTTTGGATTTTGGCAAACtggaagctaaaaaaaaaaaaatattgtagtaGTTATTGTAGTAAGGTTTATTGTTTGTTAGAAGGGTATGAGGAAAGCATGTTTAACTTACatgttcctcctcttcttcatccTGAGCTGCACTTTCACCTTGGTCACCACTGCCATCATCATCCTCCACTGGCAGCTGAAAGGTTGAATTACATTGTTAGAAGTTGCATTTTTACTTTTGAAAGCAGTATCTTCTACTTACCAAGGCAGcatttgatgaaaaaaatacagtaaaataataatactgtgaagtagttttactttaatattctaaaatagttttactattaactgttttctattttaatccatttttaaaagtaagttattcctgtgatcaaagctgaattttcagcatcactaactccagtcttcagtgtcacatgatccttcagaaatcattctaatatgctgatttgatgctgaagaacacaaaaaaaaaaaaaaaatgaagccgcacatttcaaaagaaatgtCCAAGCAtcaattcagcatattagaatgatgaaAGATCAAgtggcactgaagactagaAAAATGATGCCGAAAATTTTAcgtcaaaggaataaattaaattttgcaaCATCTTCCAAATCTCAATATCTTTGACTGGCAGtgtacattattacatttagaTAATAAACAGTGCACAAATTCTCAAAGAACTTACATTTTAACGATTGACTCCTTCAAGCTGGGGACACACTGAACGACTagaaaaaacattctaagactgaaatCAACACACTTAAAAACTGTTTCCTTCGACTGAAGTGGATTTGAATACTTACAGATTATAaacagactgaacgcaactggctctgactccaCGTGTTTGGGCAAGATCAGTTGaaagtatcaaattacatttataatcggccttacagtcATTAAGTGTGTCCCTGGCTTTAATCGTTGTTGTAGCCTCCTCAAAGTAAGGGCATATTTCATGTAGCCTAAATGAATTGTcattatgaagtttttttttttttttttttttaatttttgatagtattttgaaatcattaaaatatcatgtatatattgtaagttacaacattatttgtttttatcatgacatgaattaatgtcgttccaaacctgttaagactttcgttcatcttcaaaacacaaacaaagataatttaatgaaatctgagagctttctgtccctccattgacagtctacacaactgccactttgatgtttaaaacaaaagttCATACAGACCGTAAATCTAATCTAATGAATATTGAggggtttagtccaaattttctgaataaactcgatcactttatataatgaacaaatttaatacacaaatcCATATACAAACAAGTAcagttgagcttccatttatgttcgctaattaatgtttatatgtgaataaaagtctaaactCATACTGTATATTGCATTAAGCGAACAAGTCTCTTTGAAGTTCAagtttggactaaactgctccattcatatggatcacttttacaatgtctttatgaactttttgaagtgtcaaagtgttaGTTGCATGGTCAGTAAATTGAGGGAGataactctcagatttcataaaaaaatatcttcacttatgtttcgaagatgaacaacacATTCTTGCATGTTCGGAATGAATAAGGGcgagtcattttttttttgtgtgtgaactaaccctttaggcaGGCGTACACTTTGTAAGTTCGAACACTCAGTAGTTTGTGGGCCTTTGCATACAAGTTAGTTAATCATGTCAAAGCAGTTGGTACATTGCATGACTGCACTACAcagcttttctttgttttaaaaacagacttaacaTTTATCTATTATGGGTTCTAATTAGGAGACGATGAGCACATTAAGCTTTGTGCCATGCGGTTTATTCAAttcattcaattcaatttttttatttgccaGACTCATGTCCAAAAGCCACACAAGACAGGAcagatcaaaaacaaacaaacagtaaaaaacaaatacaataattaaaatacatacagacaTTTCAGCCAATGCACTCTCAGTCTGGATGTGTACCTGTAGCAACTCACTAAGGGATTTGAGAGTGCCACCATGATACTGTTAGTAGACTCATCCAGACGTTGCATAAATTTAAACATCAAATTTCTTAAAAGTGCTTTCAGTGTGATTACTCCTACAGATACAAACATCTGACTAGCACTCCCTCCTCTGGGAACCTTGAGTAAAATTCTCATTGCATCATTGTAGGCAACGTGTAACTTCTGCATGCTAGATTTTTTGTAAGAAGACCACAGATGGGCTGTATAGAGTGGTGTACAGTAAGCTTTAAACAGAGCCACTTTAACTCGAGTAGAACAGTAACTAAACTTACGTGCTATGGTGTTTGCCTGTGCATATAACTTATAACACTGTCTGTAtatgtcatcatcatcattcatAACATCTGCAATACAATGACCAAGGTATTTAATCTTTTTACAGACCTCAAGGCAATTATTGGCTAGCATGAACACAGGAAAATTAAGCAATTTATCCTGTTTCGTTCTGCATATTAAAACAGCACTTTTGCTGGAATTGTATTTTATATCAAATTCCACCCCATAATCAGAGCATATATTAAGAAGCTCCTGCTGCCCAGCACTACTCGGACTAAAAGTAACAAGGTCATCTGCATACATAAGATGATTCACCAGCATGCCACCAATCATACAGCCAGTATTACATTCATTAAGTCTCCTTGACAGTTCATCCATATATAAGTTAAATAAAAGAGGGGACAAGATACCTCCCTGCCTAACACCATTGGATACTCTAAAGGGGGCAGATATACTACCCCCATTTGATATGCATCTGCTGGTGGGCATACCAATAGGCAAGAACCCTCACAATATACCCAGGGACTCCCCTTTGTTTTAGCTTAATAAAAAGCTGTTTATGATTCACTCGATCAAATGCTTTGGAGGCATCAATAAAACACATGAGAATAGTGGAATTTTTTGACTTATACAAATTCACCATTTCCTTGAGAGCATAAATACACATGTCTGTGCCATGGTTTGGCTTAAATCCAAACTGATTATCCAGGGAAGAGATATACCCACTCACTCTATCAAGGAGGATTCTTTCCATTACCTTGGATAAAATACTGGCCAATGCTATAGGTCTATAATTATCCAGGCAGCCAACTTTTCCAGCTTTGTCCTTAATAACTGGGACAAGCAGAATAGATAACATTGAATCTGGAAGTATGCCATGGATCAACAAACCAGTAAAGTTGATTGCTAAGAGGGAAACAAGCCTAAGACTGGCATTTTTCAGATGCTCTGCAGTTATTGAATCCATACCACATGCTTTATTGTTAGGTAATTTCCATATGGCACCAAGTACCTCATGTGTCAGAATACTTATTGATTCATTACTAATAGCAGAGTCCTCCACATATGgatcatgttttaaacaattaaaaaggGAGCTATAGTGCTGCCTCCATATTTCAACAACATTATCTTCTCCAGAGACTCCTTCAACAGTACAAGGAAGGGAAGATTTACAGTTATTGAGAGACCTCACCTCCTTCCAAAAGTCAGTAATATTGTTGCTCATCATTTTACTGGCCATAGAGTCAGCCCTCATGGCTTGCTCATTTCTAGATATAAAACGAACAGCATACTTATATCTGGCATTGGCAAGCTATCAAGCAGTAAAAATGCTCCTTTCAATGCCCAAAACAAGAAGCTTGCAGATGAGATGATGAGAGGAAGAATATTTTGGATTGTATATGATAGTTGAATTGATTCAAACAGTTTTAATcgaacagattttaaaaaagcTTTAATCATGCCCTTTGAATCCGAATGAAATGCCAATCGGCCAATTCATTTCAACTAATGTGGTTACATGTGACTTTTTATTCCATCTGTGCTACTAGTCTGATTAAAGTCTGATTATTACAGCCCATGTAAACACAGCTAATGTTGCTGCTATAGCttcagattttaaaaagttataggGTTGCCAAGCAGCCTATGTAATGTGATTGTGTATAATTTGGGACTATACAATAGCTGCATTTACATGGACGctattaattaatttgtaatcGGACTAGTTGCACAGtcgaattaaagggatagttcaccaaaaaaatgaaaattctatcatcatttactca
This region includes:
- the LOC137003238 gene encoding uncharacterized protein isoform X1, translated to MPTDDPLHKIGTDTGMDTVLKSTGSITKAEALLLIMTHAAVHNITGCQLDDLLRLINFLFGNDVVPGSKHLFNKVFKNNSEIVEFHLYCRACKCHIGTQKLVTDQNITQCPSCNETVEITSLNNGSFFINVPVAPQVQNLLENPEIQKHLSYRFDRPQSVENVISDIFDGVMYEKLSQPGGILSNPDNFSYTFNSDGSPVYKSSKFSIWPIQLHLNELPPKMRFKHVILAGLWFGTHEPSMQVYLKPFTEQAKSLSSKGVLWRKNGVQVNSKIVGICCCVDSKARPAMQNTTQFNGYYGCGFCLHPGVLVERQVKYTVSASGHDDRDSKSMIRDMEAALVEGRPVRGVKGPSQLINMPYFDIVCGFVPDYMHAVLLGVTRQITELLLQSSEQPYYITMRVIENRIRNIQPPHLFTRLPRPLEEFRYWKASEWRAWLLFYCLPCLEGVLDSQYLKHLSLLVSAVFLLLQESITYEEVNKADVMLLEFVVKFQLLYGETAMTFNVHLLTHLAKSVKLWGPLWAHSAFVFESANGRLLKLVHGTKCVAGQIVNKFLLHKAFTCFATKHLISDRVLNFCREFSEYPRVQKCLRWQETTVLDSGTTKHLRDEEINAFISAERQVPETVLIHKRMVHKGLIYTSKAYSRAKRRRESCVQLSNGCHGEIQNIVSFTAEEGTEIALFFQRFDSQPIFALPQNSGFVPHIKLVRDSQSPLQLVALNSIRQKCFNIFSSDNIFICDFPNTYERD